A genome region from Thermomonospora amylolytica includes the following:
- a CDS encoding PaaI family thioesterase, translated as MTTEDLLEAMPFAVALGVRIDAAAPGEVTGRLDWAPERCTAGGAMHGGALMALADSLGAVCAFLNLPPETWTTTLESKTNFFRGVREGTVRAVARPLHAGRTSIVVQTDLYDDRDRRVAQVTQTQAVLAAR; from the coding sequence ATGACGACCGAGGACCTGCTGGAGGCCATGCCGTTCGCCGTGGCGCTGGGCGTGCGGATCGACGCCGCCGCGCCCGGCGAGGTGACCGGCCGCCTGGACTGGGCGCCGGAACGCTGCACGGCCGGCGGGGCGATGCACGGCGGCGCGCTGATGGCGCTGGCCGACAGCCTCGGCGCGGTGTGCGCGTTCCTCAACCTGCCGCCGGAGACGTGGACCACCACGCTGGAGTCCAAGACCAACTTCTTCCGCGGCGTGCGCGAGGGGACGGTCCGTGCCGTGGCCCGCCCGCTGCACGCCGGCCGCACGTCCATCGTCGTGCAGACCGACCTGTACGACGACCGGGACCGCCGCGTCGCCCAGGTCACCCAGACCCAGGCGGTGCTGGCGGCCCGGTGA
- a CDS encoding pyridoxamine 5'-phosphate oxidase family protein, giving the protein MADGGGFTEVTSEAELRALLGPPMPRAVTKERTRLHEMDRRWLAASPFCLIATADADGNCDVSPKGDPPGFAHVIDDTTIAVPERPGNRRADGFRNVLANPHVGLIFLVPGRGETLRVNGRARLLRDAPFFDEMTVKGHRPALALLVEIEQIFFHCAKAFLRSSLWEPATWDPGALPSTAQITKSVQKVEETLEELERYYGPEYADRLYVPVPK; this is encoded by the coding sequence ATGGCGGACGGCGGCGGATTCACGGAGGTCACCTCCGAGGCGGAACTGCGGGCCCTGCTCGGGCCGCCGATGCCCAGGGCGGTGACCAAGGAGCGCACCCGGCTGCACGAGATGGACCGCCGGTGGCTGGCGGCCTCCCCGTTCTGCCTGATCGCGACCGCCGACGCCGACGGCAACTGCGACGTGTCGCCCAAGGGCGACCCGCCCGGGTTCGCCCACGTCATCGACGACACCACGATCGCCGTCCCGGAACGGCCGGGCAACCGCCGCGCCGACGGCTTCCGCAACGTGCTGGCCAACCCGCACGTCGGGCTGATCTTCCTGGTGCCCGGCCGGGGCGAGACGCTGCGCGTCAACGGCCGGGCCCGGCTGCTGCGGGACGCCCCGTTCTTCGACGAGATGACCGTCAAGGGGCACCGGCCCGCGCTGGCCCTGCTGGTGGAGATCGAGCAGATCTTCTTCCACTGCGCCAAGGCGTTCCTGCGCTCGTCGCTGTGGGAGCCGGCCACCTGGGACCCGGGGGCGCTGCCCTCGACCGCGCAGATCACCAAGAGCGTCCAGAAGGTCGAGGAGACGCTGGAGGAACTGGAGCGCTACTACGGGCCGGAGTACGCCGACCGCCTCTACGTCCCCGTCCCGAAGTGA
- a CDS encoding peptide MFS transporter, with the protein MTAGPRPVAPSATGWTRSRWFVTLFLTDIWERFSFYGMQAILVLYAAAPADEGGLGLPEATAAALFGVYMAMVFMLALPGGWVGDRILGERRAVIYGGITVAAGHFCMALPPRACTYLGLLLIGLGTGLLKPNMSGLLTRFYGPGQAVQREAGFSVFYMSVQVSALLAPLVTGYLGERVSWHAGFMAAGVGMTLGVIQFAVGARGFGDVGAAPQRPAAREELRTAARRTALCLAAAGALLAVDLAAGTFAIEHVLAGLGLVAFVVPFLGYRSLRRHPRLGADGRARLDGYVRLLLAAALFWMGVGQAGSLLNLFAQDSTDRRLAGFTVPAAWFQSAIPLFILITAPLFAMLWLRLGPRASVRLKFVLGLSFAGAGFWLMSAAAAAAADGERVSPLWLVAVFLLLACGEITLGPVGISAAADAAPAEFRGRVIGLWWLFCALGVAVGSRVVLLIDVLPDWVYYLLLGLTTVAAAAVLALFGRRVARMTAYRTDAPEAPPQDAGKRSGEPGPLTVQGPRGS; encoded by the coding sequence ATGACGGCTGGCCCTCGTCCCGTCGCTCCTTCGGCGACGGGATGGACGCGATCCCGCTGGTTCGTGACCCTGTTCCTCACCGACATCTGGGAGCGGTTCAGCTTCTACGGCATGCAGGCGATCCTGGTGCTGTACGCGGCCGCCCCCGCCGACGAGGGCGGGCTCGGGCTCCCCGAGGCCACGGCGGCGGCGCTGTTCGGCGTCTACATGGCGATGGTCTTCATGCTCGCGCTGCCGGGCGGCTGGGTCGGCGACCGGATCCTCGGGGAGCGCCGTGCGGTGATCTACGGGGGGATCACGGTGGCCGCCGGTCACTTCTGCATGGCGCTGCCCCCGCGCGCGTGCACCTATCTGGGGCTGCTGCTCATCGGGCTGGGCACCGGGCTGCTCAAGCCGAACATGAGCGGCCTGCTGACCCGGTTCTACGGGCCGGGCCAGGCGGTCCAGCGGGAGGCCGGCTTCTCGGTCTTCTACATGAGCGTGCAGGTCAGCGCCCTGCTGGCGCCGCTGGTCACCGGATACCTGGGCGAGCGGGTGAGCTGGCACGCCGGGTTCATGGCGGCCGGGGTCGGGATGACCCTCGGCGTGATCCAGTTCGCGGTGGGCGCCCGCGGTTTCGGCGACGTCGGCGCGGCGCCGCAGCGGCCCGCCGCGCGCGAGGAGCTGCGCACGGCCGCCCGCCGCACGGCCCTGTGCCTGGCGGCGGCCGGGGCCCTGCTGGCCGTGGACCTGGCGGCGGGCACCTTCGCCATCGAGCACGTGCTGGCGGGGCTGGGGCTGGTCGCGTTCGTCGTCCCGTTCCTGGGCTACCGGTCGCTGCGGCGGCACCCCCGGCTGGGGGCGGACGGGCGGGCCCGCCTGGACGGGTACGTGCGGCTGCTGCTGGCGGCCGCGCTGTTCTGGATGGGCGTGGGGCAGGCCGGCTCGCTGCTGAACCTGTTCGCGCAGGACTCCACCGACCGGCGGCTGGCCGGGTTCACCGTGCCGGCGGCGTGGTTCCAGTCGGCGATCCCGCTGTTCATCCTCATCACCGCGCCGCTGTTCGCGATGCTGTGGCTGCGGCTGGGGCCGCGCGCCTCGGTGCGGCTGAAGTTCGTGCTGGGCCTGAGCTTCGCCGGCGCCGGGTTCTGGCTGATGTCCGCCGCCGCCGCGGCGGCGGCGGACGGGGAGCGGGTGTCGCCGCTGTGGCTGGTGGCCGTCTTCCTGCTGCTGGCCTGCGGGGAGATCACGCTCGGCCCGGTCGGCATCAGCGCGGCCGCCGACGCCGCCCCGGCCGAGTTCCGCGGGCGGGTGATCGGGCTGTGGTGGCTGTTCTGCGCCCTGGGCGTGGCGGTCGGCAGCCGCGTGGTCCTGCTCATCGACGTGCTGCCGGACTGGGTGTACTACCTGCTGCTGGGCCTGACGACCGTGGCGGCCGCCGCCGTCCTGGCGCTGTTCGGCCGGCGCGTCGCCCGCATGACCGCCTACCGGACCGACGCCCCGGAGGCTCCGCCGCAGGACGCCGGGAAGCGGTCCGGCGAGCCCGGTCCCCTCACCGTGCAGGGTCCCCGCGGGTCGTGA